From one Gemmatimonadaceae bacterium genomic stretch:
- a CDS encoding ATP-binding protein → MSRAMIVGAVALLVAAQAGWIVALLVSRTRRRRTEARNNAILRALPDLMFVQTRDGVYVDYSAKDDALLFVPPSQFMGRNMRDILPPPLTALFEEKFKRLLAGEEPVFVEYEVPLPSGETGAFEARCVRCESNKILSIVRDVTVEKRAIKELHNAQLELLRASKLATLGEFAASIAHELAQPLTAIMANSRASLRLLERESKDLAEVRRSLHDVLESSRVARDVIHHTRHLFGHGDPEQAPIDLASIVNEVCMMVSSTLAEHRIALEVQLDVNDGTIRGDRIQLRQVILNLISNGIQAMEELEGERTRRLTISAGVNPDRTARLTVSDTGIGLANVDRERIFSESYTTKPDGMGWGLSISRSIVEAHGGHLWAEPNAGGGASFSFTLPIPS, encoded by the coding sequence ATGTCCCGAGCGATGATCGTGGGCGCCGTCGCCCTCCTCGTTGCTGCCCAGGCAGGGTGGATCGTCGCGCTCCTCGTCAGCAGGACGCGCCGCCGGCGGACGGAGGCGCGCAACAACGCGATTCTCCGGGCGCTGCCCGACCTCATGTTCGTCCAAACGCGCGACGGCGTTTACGTCGACTACAGCGCGAAGGACGACGCCTTGCTCTTCGTTCCGCCCTCGCAGTTCATGGGGCGAAACATGCGCGACATTTTGCCGCCGCCGTTGACGGCGCTGTTCGAGGAGAAGTTCAAGCGCTTGTTGGCGGGCGAGGAACCGGTCTTCGTCGAATACGAGGTACCGCTCCCGTCAGGCGAAACGGGGGCGTTCGAGGCGCGTTGCGTCCGCTGCGAATCGAACAAGATCCTCAGCATCGTGCGAGACGTCACCGTCGAGAAGCGGGCGATCAAGGAACTGCACAACGCGCAGCTCGAGTTGCTCCGCGCCTCGAAGCTCGCGACGTTGGGCGAATTCGCCGCGTCGATCGCGCACGAGCTCGCGCAGCCGCTCACCGCGATCATGGCCAACTCGCGCGCCTCGCTGCGTTTGCTCGAGCGCGAGTCGAAGGACCTCGCCGAGGTCCGGCGTAGCCTGCACGACGTCCTCGAGTCGTCGCGTGTCGCGCGAGACGTGATCCATCACACGCGCCACTTGTTTGGCCACGGCGATCCCGAGCAGGCGCCGATCGATTTGGCCTCGATCGTCAACGAAGTCTGCATGATGGTCTCGTCGACGCTCGCCGAGCATCGCATCGCGCTCGAGGTGCAGCTGGACGTCAACGACGGCACCATCCGCGGCGACCGTATCCAGCTTCGCCAAGTGATCCTCAACCTGATCAGCAACGGGATCCAGGCGATGGAGGAGCTCGAGGGAGAGCGTACGCGGCGCCTCACGATCTCCGCGGGCGTCAACCCGGACCGCACGGCTCGCTTGACCGTGAGCGACACCGGCATCGGTCTCGCGAACGTCGACCGCGAAAGGATTTTCAGCGAGTCTTACACCACCAAGCCCGACGGTATGGGCTGGGGTCTCTCGATCAGCCGCTCGATCGTCGAGGCGCACGGCGGGCATCTTTGGGCGGAGCCGAATGCCGGGGGCGGGGCAAGCTTCTCGTTTACGTTGCCGATCCCGTCCTAA
- a CDS encoding PQQ-binding-like beta-propeller repeat protein, translated as MARDVRRPIRGLTLTTVALIAVAWPLPGQGTPPFTTSRGDWPSYGGDTRGSRYSPLDQIGAGNFSSLEVAWRFKTDSLGPRPEYKLESTPLVIGGILYTTGGTNRAVVALDAVTGAQKWVHREDEGPRGAAAPRLLSGRGLAYWTDGRDERILYVTPGYRLIALDAKTGARIPNFGVEGAVDLKMDIDQTILPDLVTGEIGYQGAPVVGRDVVVIGAAFREGTAPKSFKNNKGYVRGFDVRTGKRLWIFHTIPQKGEPGYDTWLNGSADYTGNTGVWSQVTIDEELGLVYLPVESPTGDYYGGHRPGNDLYGESLVCLDLRTGAKKWHYQIVHHPIWDFDIPAAPILADIKVDGKTIKAVAVPTKQGILYTFDRLTGKPVWPIDEKPVEKGDVPGEWYSPTQPMPTKPPAYAKNGTSLDDLIDFTPELHEQAVALASRFKLGPIFTPPVVSKAEGPLATLARGPTNGGSNWPGGAFDPETHMFYVASSNSAAVVLGLVQPSKDRSDMDWIAGMAPQPGGGRMGGLAVQGLSIFKPPYGTMTAINLDKGEIAWQVPHGETPDAVREHQALKGMTIPRTGQGGFIVGTLVTKTLVIAGDPQVTTLPTRSRGAMLRAYDKATGAEVGSVLLPAPISASPMTYAVNGRQYIVVAVSGGPYSGEFIALRAPAGR; from the coding sequence ATGGCGCGCGACGTTCGCCGACCGATTCGCGGGTTGACGCTTACAACTGTTGCACTGATCGCCGTCGCATGGCCGCTGCCCGGCCAGGGCACTCCGCCCTTCACAACGAGTCGCGGAGACTGGCCGAGCTATGGTGGCGACACGCGCGGATCTCGCTACTCGCCGCTCGATCAGATCGGCGCCGGCAACTTCAGCTCGCTCGAGGTCGCCTGGCGCTTCAAGACCGATTCGCTCGGCCCACGTCCCGAGTACAAGCTCGAGTCCACTCCGCTCGTCATCGGTGGAATCCTTTACACGACCGGCGGAACGAACCGAGCGGTCGTCGCGCTCGATGCGGTCACCGGGGCGCAAAAGTGGGTGCACCGAGAGGATGAAGGCCCACGCGGCGCAGCCGCGCCTCGTTTGCTGTCGGGACGCGGTCTCGCGTACTGGACCGATGGACGCGACGAGCGAATCCTGTACGTCACGCCAGGCTATCGGCTCATCGCGCTCGACGCGAAGACCGGGGCGCGGATTCCAAACTTCGGCGTGGAAGGGGCGGTCGATCTCAAGATGGACATCGACCAGACGATTCTGCCGGACTTGGTCACGGGCGAAATCGGCTACCAGGGAGCGCCGGTCGTCGGCCGAGACGTGGTCGTCATCGGCGCGGCGTTTCGCGAGGGAACCGCGCCAAAGAGTTTCAAGAACAATAAGGGCTACGTCCGCGGCTTCGACGTCCGGACGGGCAAACGTCTTTGGATCTTCCACACGATTCCGCAGAAAGGCGAACCGGGCTACGACACCTGGTTGAACGGCTCCGCGGACTACACCGGGAACACCGGTGTCTGGTCGCAGGTCACGATCGACGAAGAGCTCGGCCTCGTGTATCTGCCCGTCGAGTCGCCCACCGGTGACTACTACGGTGGACATCGTCCGGGCAACGATCTCTACGGCGAGAGCCTCGTGTGTCTCGATCTCCGCACAGGCGCGAAGAAGTGGCACTACCAGATCGTGCACCATCCGATCTGGGACTTCGACATCCCCGCGGCGCCGATCCTCGCCGACATTAAAGTTGACGGCAAGACCATCAAAGCCGTCGCCGTGCCGACGAAGCAGGGCATCTTGTATACGTTCGACCGTCTCACCGGAAAACCGGTGTGGCCGATCGACGAGAAGCCGGTCGAGAAAGGCGACGTGCCCGGCGAGTGGTATTCGCCGACGCAGCCGATGCCGACCAAGCCGCCTGCATACGCCAAGAACGGAACGTCACTCGACGATCTGATCGACTTCACGCCGGAGCTGCACGAACAGGCGGTGGCACTGGCGTCGCGCTTCAAGCTCGGCCCGATCTTCACGCCGCCGGTCGTGAGCAAGGCCGAGGGACCGCTCGCCACACTCGCGCGCGGCCCGACGAACGGAGGATCGAACTGGCCCGGCGGCGCTTTCGATCCCGAGACGCACATGTTCTACGTCGCGTCGTCGAATTCGGCGGCCGTGGTGCTCGGTCTCGTGCAGCCGAGCAAGGATCGCTCGGACATGGATTGGATCGCCGGCATGGCGCCGCAGCCCGGCGGCGGACGGATGGGCGGTCTCGCGGTGCAAGGCCTGTCGATCTTCAAGCCGCCCTATGGAACGATGACGGCCATCAACCTCGACAAGGGTGAGATCGCGTGGCAGGTGCCGCACGGCGAAACGCCCGACGCGGTGCGCGAGCATCAAGCGCTCAAAGGGATGACGATTCCGCGCACGGGACAGGGGGGCTTCATCGTCGGAACGCTCGTCACCAAAACGCTCGTCATCGCCGGCGATCCGCAGGTGACGACGCTTCCCACGCGCTCGCGCGGCGCGATGCTCCGCGCCTACGACAAAGCGACGGGCGCCGAGGTGGGCTCTGTGCTGCTCCCTGCCCCGATCAGTGCGTCGCCGATGACGTACGCGGTGAACGGCCGGCAGTACATCGTCGTGGCGGTGAGCGGCGGGCCGTATTCGGGGGAGTTCATCGCGCTGAGGGCGCCGGCTGGCCGGTAG
- a CDS encoding VOC family protein yields the protein MDNPIDRLFREFDSGLISRRELLRALGVAAIAIPASSFAQGGDTTGRGRGRLGNRAPADTTHLPPPFEPTGWKTVWLDHITYQCTDYPKAAAFYSALMGWKVRSDDGKQAVLDIGDDVGGVIMVNGFVPPPAPPPAPVPAGDTAGGGRGGGRGGGRGNRPQPTARIAAFAWGIEPWDTNKVEAELKKRGLNPVADHNGDYKAFRIQDPDGFDIQLTNGTKANRRKGPANGKVAAAAPFEPTGWKTVWLDHISYGCTDFKRTVAFYEALLSWVPRSFASGNQSQVHIGDIGGAIIRNRNAVNIDHISFGIEGFDPDKVEAELKKRGLGTPNRQDPEHLQVDTGGGGDIHTSKFKSYHTPDPFAWDLQISNITKGTRDDT from the coding sequence ATGGACAATCCGATCGATCGTTTGTTTCGTGAATTCGATAGCGGCCTCATCTCGCGCCGCGAGCTTTTGCGCGCGCTCGGCGTCGCGGCGATCGCGATTCCGGCGTCGTCGTTCGCGCAAGGCGGAGACACGACCGGCCGCGGACGCGGGCGGCTCGGCAATCGCGCGCCGGCCGACACGACGCATCTGCCTCCGCCGTTCGAGCCGACCGGTTGGAAAACGGTGTGGCTCGATCACATCACGTATCAATGCACCGACTATCCCAAGGCCGCCGCGTTCTACTCGGCGCTCATGGGATGGAAGGTGCGGAGCGATGACGGAAAGCAGGCCGTGCTCGACATCGGCGACGACGTCGGCGGTGTCATCATGGTGAACGGCTTCGTGCCGCCTCCAGCACCGCCGCCGGCGCCGGTGCCGGCTGGTGATACCGCGGGCGGCGGGCGAGGTGGCGGGCGGGGCGGTGGTCGAGGAAACCGTCCGCAGCCGACGGCTCGCATCGCCGCGTTCGCCTGGGGAATCGAGCCCTGGGATACGAACAAGGTCGAGGCAGAGCTCAAGAAGCGCGGGCTCAATCCCGTCGCCGATCACAACGGAGACTACAAAGCCTTCCGCATTCAAGATCCCGACGGCTTCGACATTCAGCTGACGAACGGCACGAAGGCGAATCGTCGCAAAGGTCCGGCGAACGGCAAGGTCGCCGCGGCCGCGCCGTTCGAGCCGACCGGATGGAAGACCGTGTGGCTCGACCACATCTCGTATGGTTGCACCGACTTCAAGCGGACGGTGGCGTTCTACGAGGCGCTATTGAGCTGGGTGCCGCGCAGCTTCGCGTCGGGAAATCAGTCGCAGGTCCACATCGGCGACATCGGCGGGGCGATCATTCGGAACCGGAACGCGGTCAACATCGACCACATCTCGTTCGGCATCGAGGGGTTCGATCCGGACAAGGTCGAGGCGGAGCTGAAGAAACGCGGGCTCGGCACGCCGAACCGCCAGGACCCGGAACACCTGCAGGTCGATACCGGGGGCGGGGGCGACATTCACACTTCCAAATTCAAGAGCTATCACACACCGGACCCGTTCGCCTGGGACTTGCAAATCAGCAATATCACGAAGGGGACGAGGGACGATACGTAA
- a CDS encoding class I SAM-dependent methyltransferase — protein MACTQCHGIESEFDTRLAQRELRRYRRRGPTRSTKLLLEALEPALTPDSTLLDIGGGVGAIHHEMLDAGAVSAVHVDASPAYIAAASEEATRRHHLEAVEFIQGDFVTLSPGIAPVEIVTLDRVICCYPDMPALVGAAADKAQRLLGAVFPPSVWWMRVAVWCVNYVMRLRDSDFRVFAHPTDAIEAVLKEHGLDRATRRRTILWEVRTYTRSRAV, from the coding sequence ATGGCGTGCACCCAGTGTCACGGAATTGAATCCGAATTCGACACCCGCCTCGCCCAGCGCGAACTGCGGCGGTATCGTCGTCGCGGGCCGACACGGTCCACCAAGCTGCTGCTCGAGGCGCTCGAGCCGGCGCTGACTCCGGATTCGACGCTGCTCGACATCGGCGGCGGCGTTGGCGCGATCCATCACGAGATGCTCGACGCCGGCGCGGTGAGCGCCGTGCACGTCGACGCGTCGCCGGCGTACATCGCGGCGGCGAGCGAGGAAGCGACTCGGCGGCATCATCTCGAGGCCGTCGAGTTCATCCAGGGTGATTTCGTGACGTTGTCGCCGGGAATCGCTCCCGTGGAAATCGTGACGCTGGATCGCGTCATCTGCTGCTACCCGGACATGCCCGCGCTCGTTGGCGCCGCGGCCGACAAAGCCCAGCGCTTACTCGGCGCGGTCTTTCCGCCGAGCGTCTGGTGGATGCGAGTCGCCGTGTGGTGCGTCAACTATGTGATGCGGCTTCGCGATTCGGACTTCCGGGTTTTCGCGCACCCGACCGATGCGATCGAGGCCGTACTCAAGGAGCACGGCCTCGATCGAGCGACTCGAAGAAGGACGATCCTTTGGGAGGTCCGCACGTACACGAGATCTCGCGCCGTGTAG
- a CDS encoding DUF3109 family protein: MSEQDTDVTHPLHHHNLSHLSRLQADDEVFATRFSSSCSMMNCSAKCCRGGVYVDLDHRDRILREAALVVGHMEATQEHDPSRWFETEQIEDADFPSGKCVGTQVVGHGCVFLDSQRRCVLQIAESSSPGLKPFYCRAFPVVISDATLTLDAEWCPEETQCCGPDPNGTQTALEMLAYEFEHVVGKAGLEELQQLARSRREPDA; encoded by the coding sequence ATGTCCGAACAAGACACTGACGTCACCCATCCGCTCCACCACCACAACCTCTCCCACCTCTCCCGTCTCCAAGCCGACGACGAGGTCTTCGCCACACGCTTTTCGTCGTCGTGCTCGATGATGAACTGCAGCGCGAAGTGCTGCCGCGGCGGCGTGTACGTCGACCTCGACCATCGCGACCGCATTCTGCGCGAAGCGGCTCTCGTCGTTGGGCACATGGAGGCGACGCAGGAGCACGATCCGTCGCGCTGGTTCGAGACCGAGCAGATCGAGGACGCGGATTTTCCGTCCGGGAAATGCGTCGGCACGCAGGTGGTGGGCCATGGGTGTGTGTTTCTCGACAGCCAGCGCCGCTGCGTGCTGCAGATCGCCGAGTCGTCGTCGCCGGGACTCAAGCCGTTCTACTGCCGGGCGTTCCCCGTCGTGATCTCCGACGCGACGCTGACGCTCGACGCCGAGTGGTGTCCGGAGGAGACGCAGTGCTGCGGCCCGGACCCGAACGGCACGCAGACGGCGCTCGAGATGCTGGCGTACGAGTTCGAGCACGTCGTCGGCAAGGCCGGCCTCGAGGAGCTGCAGCAGCTCGCGCGTTCGCGGCGCGAGCCGGACGCGTGA
- a CDS encoding FAD-dependent oxidoreductase, protein MRSTADVVICGCGIAGAAAAYHIAVRRGIKNVAIVDEREPLTLTSDKGTQAYRNWWPGPDDTMLRLVSRSIDLLEETSAESGHAFRMNRRGYLFATANPDKLTQLEATAQRVSSFGMGDVRRHSSISSYRPAPAEGFGEQPTGADLLVGDAARAAFPYLTDDTVGALHVRRAGWLSAVALGSWLLSQAVANGARFVRARVTRVDAAGGRVREVHFASGNSITTDCLVVAAGPGLPAFSTLLGVDLPVFSELHAKMTLRDPRRAVGRDAPFLIWSDPVHLDGERESRPAGVHIRPIDLGYGDELYLIWTFETEPREFSWPPSFDRSYAGVVLRGAARMVPGLAPYVAEGAADHGFIDGGFYCKTPENRPLIGPLPIEGVFVLGALSGMGVMSAHASGELVSLHVAGEKLPEYARWFLPSRYDDPAYKKLVDEWGPLVGQL, encoded by the coding sequence ATGCGCTCGACGGCGGACGTCGTCATCTGCGGGTGCGGCATCGCCGGCGCCGCGGCGGCTTATCACATCGCCGTGCGCCGCGGCATCAAGAACGTGGCGATCGTCGACGAGCGCGAGCCGCTCACGCTCACGAGCGACAAGGGCACCCAGGCGTATCGCAACTGGTGGCCCGGCCCCGACGACACGATGCTGCGCCTCGTCTCGCGCAGCATCGATCTGCTGGAGGAGACGTCGGCCGAGAGCGGCCACGCGTTCCGCATGAATCGGCGCGGCTATCTCTTCGCGACGGCGAATCCGGACAAGCTCACGCAACTCGAGGCGACCGCACAACGGGTATCGTCGTTCGGCATGGGCGACGTGCGCCGCCACTCGAGCATCTCGAGCTACCGACCCGCCCCCGCCGAAGGCTTCGGCGAACAGCCGACGGGCGCCGATCTCCTCGTCGGCGACGCCGCGCGCGCCGCGTTTCCCTACCTCACCGACGACACGGTCGGCGCTCTTCACGTGCGCCGCGCCGGTTGGCTGAGCGCCGTCGCGCTCGGATCCTGGCTGCTCTCTCAAGCCGTGGCGAATGGCGCGCGGTTCGTCCGCGCGCGCGTGACTCGCGTGGACGCGGCCGGCGGGCGCGTGCGCGAAGTGCACTTCGCGTCGGGCAACTCCATCACCACGGATTGTCTCGTCGTCGCCGCGGGCCCAGGACTTCCCGCGTTCTCGACGCTGCTCGGCGTCGATCTGCCGGTATTCAGCGAGCTGCACGCCAAGATGACGCTGCGCGATCCGCGACGGGCGGTCGGCCGCGACGCGCCGTTTCTCATCTGGAGCGACCCGGTCCACTTGGACGGCGAGCGCGAATCGCGCCCGGCTGGCGTCCACATCCGCCCGATCGACCTCGGCTACGGCGATGAGCTTTATCTCATTTGGACATTCGAAACCGAGCCAAGGGAATTTTCCTGGCCGCCGAGCTTCGACCGGTCCTACGCCGGCGTCGTGCTGCGCGGGGCGGCGCGCATGGTGCCCGGCCTCGCACCGTACGTCGCGGAGGGCGCCGCGGACCACGGGTTCATCGACGGCGGCTTCTACTGCAAGACACCGGAGAACCGTCCGCTGATCGGCCCCCTGCCGATCGAGGGCGTGTTCGTGCTCGGCGCTCTCTCGGGCATGGGAGTGATGTCGGCGCACGCGAGCGGCGAGCTGGTGTCCCTGCACGTCGCGGGTGAGAAGCTGCCCGAGTACGCGCGATGGTTTCTGCCGTCGCGCTACGACGATCCTGCGTATAAAAAGCTGGTCGACGAGTGGGGACCACTCGTCGGCCAGCTGTAG
- a CDS encoding outer membrane beta-barrel protein, which translates to MRRLAAHVSTLALATACLALAAAPAAAQAKGAANFSMGYTDVGPVVGIGGINGASASFGGRFEHAIKPLPDLGNGTLGIQAAFDYYSWGQDFVGYSFSYKYIPIGVTANYHFKLDEPKIDPFIGAGLGYNIVSCNGTGAFGNVSCGYSSGLYFIGRVGARYFFAPKMSIYADAGAGGAALNVGLMFKVQ; encoded by the coding sequence ATGCGACGTTTGGCAGCTCATGTCTCGACCCTAGCCCTCGCGACCGCGTGCCTGGCCCTGGCAGCGGCACCCGCTGCGGCCCAGGCGAAAGGCGCGGCGAACTTCTCGATGGGCTACACGGACGTCGGCCCCGTCGTGGGCATCGGCGGAATCAATGGCGCGAGCGCGTCGTTCGGCGGCCGCTTCGAGCACGCGATCAAGCCGCTGCCCGACCTCGGCAACGGAACGCTCGGCATCCAGGCCGCGTTCGACTACTACTCGTGGGGACAGGATTTCGTCGGGTACAGCTTCAGCTACAAGTACATCCCGATCGGCGTTACGGCGAACTACCACTTCAAGCTCGACGAGCCGAAGATCGATCCGTTCATCGGCGCGGGGCTTGGCTACAACATCGTGAGCTGCAACGGTACGGGCGCGTTCGGGAACGTGAGCTGCGGCTACAGCAGCGGCCTGTATTTCATCGGGCGCGTGGGCGCGCGCTACTTCTTCGCGCCGAAGATGTCGATCTACGCCGATGCGGGCGCCGGCGGCGCCGCGTTGAACGTCGGCTTGATGTTCAAGGTGCAATAG
- a CDS encoding ECF-type sigma factor, producing the protein MADGSRPDAGNELAGRIDDARALDDLFSATYEELRRLAAAVRRNDPSATLSPTALVNEAWLKLRESPGVANTSRLHFKRIAARAMRQVLIEAARRRRSEKRGGGAVVVTFDDSLQETSSTADDLVALDEALNDLARLEPRQALLVESRFFGGMDVAETAQLLDISESTALRDWRAAKAWLARELRTGGAGR; encoded by the coding sequence GTGGCTGACGGGTCCCGTCCCGACGCCGGGAATGAACTCGCAGGCCGAATCGACGACGCGCGCGCCCTCGACGATCTCTTCAGCGCCACCTACGAAGAGCTGCGACGCCTCGCCGCCGCCGTGCGCCGCAACGACCCAAGCGCCACGCTCAGTCCCACCGCGCTCGTCAACGAAGCGTGGCTCAAGCTCCGCGAATCGCCGGGCGTCGCCAACACCTCCCGCCTCCACTTCAAGCGCATCGCCGCGCGCGCCATGCGCCAGGTGCTGATCGAGGCGGCGCGCCGCCGCCGCTCCGAAAAACGCGGCGGGGGCGCCGTCGTCGTCACGTTCGACGACTCGCTTCAGGAGACCAGCTCCACGGCGGACGACCTCGTCGCGCTCGACGAGGCGCTCAACGACCTCGCGCGTCTCGAGCCCCGGCAAGCGCTGCTCGTCGAGAGCCGGTTCTTCGGCGGGATGGACGTCGCCGAAACGGCGCAGCTTCTCGACATCTCCGAGTCCACGGCGTTGCGCGATTGGCGCGCCGCGAAAGCCTGGCTCGCGCGCGAGCTGCGCACAGGCGGCGCCGGTCGATGA